AGTTTCTATATATACAAGttcgttttcaaaattattgacgAGAATACGTCAATGTTTTCGTTTGTCATAGGGATTATTTCGTAAACAAGAGCTCATGGCCTAATGCTATGCTATCTAGTAGTGTATACAAGAATCAAGTTGATATATTTGAGATCTACTATATCGACACCCCTCTTTCGTGGCGAAAAGTGTTTCAATTACTGGACGAAAACGAATATCGAATGTTCCGATTATCGAGTGGACAGTTAATATTTCCAATCAACAAAAGTGACTAGAACCTTTAACTTCTCTCTACTTTTTTCTCTtgtctatattaaaataattgaatagtaCTTCCAGAGAAATGCAAATAATATGCAGATATTTTCGAACGAACTTTAGCGTTCACTTAAAATTACAATaccttaagaaaataaataaataaatataaataaaaacagttatttagaagaaacaaatgttataataaaataaaatccttttttaaaaagcaattaaatcctttttattttacataaaatgaaattgtatataaaataattatattgtttggtgtaaaatttaaaatataaaattattatgctttgtttttatatatttaaataatataatatttattataaaatatatattacggGTTTTTTTTCTCTCCTTTGTCtgtaatactaaattttatctagagatattttgttgaatataataTCTTATATGTCTGTGGATATTTATCTCTATTTATGAGATTTGATCATTAAAAGttgtattaaaagtatttttaggtAATCTCAcaagtatttttgttatttaattacagcaaaaatagaaaatatcgttaaattaagattttaattttataaaaagttcacAAAAAgctcctacggactcaagacctaattgacttatgatgctcatttaagaaacccgatctcactttttacatccttagCATGccatacaaatttcagctcgatatctcttttttgagtaatcgtgttgacaaacggacagactgaccgacggacaaccggaaagggactaattaggggattttttgaaaacctataccataattttgttcggaacatcaatatttttaagcgttacaaacttgggattaaacttagtataccttgatatatttcatatatttcatataaaaattgaaaaaggttAGTTTtagacttttaaatttttgttaatagcattaaatattgaaatttgtgAGTGTATTGTCCTCGGATAATTTGTCGCGGGTGATTTGATTTGCCGGTGTATTTTCATCGGGTGTGTTGTCATGATGGTTTCATCGGGTGACTAGTCCAGTGATAATGGTTTCAATAATTGAGTCAGGTattaaagtggttcggctgttacgtaattactattcaacTAGTCaaataggcaatttgtatgacgtaaatgtaggaaaattctctaaaaatatcgtaaactaggcaaaTTGTTgacgaaaatgtaaaaaaatgctctcaaaatttcgaaaaagcgtcaaaaatcaaaattttgaacagaatctgtgataaattttgttcatgaaaaaaacttttcatgattcaccaattttaaaataaaaaaattcaaaacttttcacCAAAAATGTGTTGAAGGGGCTTTGAACTGTTAtttaacgcaaaaaaaaaaaatgaatattaacccgtattaaaacataatttttttaattaaataacaataaataataaatggatTTAAAACGTTGTTGTTAACTAcaatttgttattgttatataaatatcattattatctcgatatgtaataaaataacaataacaataaatgcataataataaataaaatgttatgcagtttataatatgtagcattcattcattcatcataaatcaaacaatattatatgaatGAGTTATAAATGATAGACAACCATCATTCAACTGATGTCTAGCATGGTTGCATATCAACTAGGTATATAGACATAGAAAGATGACTTCTattgtttcatttatataaatgttttactgttttcaataaaattgaatcaaaaaaattcatactATTATATACAATCGATGGGCAACCTTTAatgtgattgtaaacctacagtattgtaaaaaagttttggtttattgcacggtacatacatataaaccaaatacatggtttgtagtcaaataatgtgttattttaagctttacaataccacacaaatacaaaaatatataatatattgtgtgattataaatttgataataaagatatcgctcttcaatcatcaatactttaactatagtcgtttctgttcaatGATGGAACTTCCATGAactcattattaaattaaaattttgaatttatatcatcgacaaccttatatttttatggttttattataaactacaagattttctaaatattttagatagttttttatcacactctctagattttttgatataaaaatatccaattgaaaaggataacttatatgattcatcatttttttagccaactttgaacgataaaataataataaaaagcccgatgatcaaggaattttttgtgatatttggaaactttgttaattaagAAATGTATTGGGCgcaaaatatttgacgcatgtgcagaacgcgtAAGCAAATCTCTCATTACGGGACTAGATAACCTAACGTTTGACAGAAGTTTTGACGGGTTAAAGAAAATACACTAGTAATGAATGGACAATTTGCTTGgactatcaattttattatgtaacatcATGTACTTCTTTCTCTGTTCCTGTTCCTAGACTCATCAAAATAGATACACGTGTACCGTTAGATATTCAGTATATTGTGTAagcatttttatactatgtatatatgaaatatatatcaaggtatactaagtttagtcccaagtttgtcttgcttaaaaatattaatgcttcgaaaaaaattttggcataagtggtcataaaatcacctaattagtcctttttcggttatctgtctgtccgtctgaaaacacgataactcaaaaaacaaattgagaaATCAAGATGGATCGTCCTTATGACGTTTACAACGTcataaggacgtaaaaagtgagatcgagttcgaaaatgagcaacataggtcaattgagtccgtaagacccatcttgtaaaccgttagagatagaacaaaagtttatatataaaacaattttccttatataaaaataagcaacttttgtttgaaacatttttttttttttaaaacactgtttacccgcgaaggCGCTatttaggcgcaaattgtatagtaagtattatatgggtatatcagttatgtatgtgtaatgtgacagtgtaattaacactgtctatacatggtatttcaacaattaagtcagttaattgtttgttttcacttgtctctcttataaaatacatactctACAAACGTACGTACACAAAActgtaataaaacaaacataattttattttatttcttcccTACTACGTTCAACGTGTACATAATACGTAGAACGTAGTCTATCTATTATCTATTTTGTaggaataacaattttatataatcattatattatattgtgtatTGTACCATTGTTATTATGGGTAGTTAGTTGTAGGACTTGTGTTTACAATACAGGAATAGGTAAATAGGAATGTTTATTGGGAATAAATGGATATCTAAATAACAAAGATGTGTGTATATCGAACTTTAATCGCTAtcaaaatattctgtttttattgtgaaatattataaatgtgaatgtaaggttgtttgtttgtttgttggtttgtttgttacgcCTTCACGCATGAAACTATTGAATGAAACTTGACAataatatcagaataacacatgagctataattcataaagatatatttaaaaaatgaaaatagaaaaattacatttagtCTAGCATTTCACTACGTCATCTATGGGCATCATTTGGAACCATAAATTaagaatttctataaaaatggtgaacaagatacaattcatggccccCCGTTCTTATATACTGAATGAATTAATTGAAATCTGTACATGTATTTTAACTGTGCAAAACAATTTCTACCCCTAAGATAAGTATGAGAACAAGGGAGGTGAATGGTATCAagctattaatgaataaattgcaatttaaaaaaaattcaaatgactcgctttattgcaataaaaaactgcttcttaaattaaataagaacTGTTATTGTTTCTTAAGCGATCTAATTTTAGATATATTACATCTATGATATATTTACTATCGAAATATTGTGTCCTTTACCCGACTGCGCGACGCAAAGCactggtaatgtgtttatcagtctacaTGGCCTGATAGTTGCTTggtccaattttgatgattcttatgTCAATCGATTTCTCttaagatatggcagtaatgaaaatatgGCGATCACCCCatgctttaaatttttcattaaaattataatttttataaatttttagtgtaaTAATTGATGGTTATTTAGTTAATTGTAGAGCGTTTTAGAAATAACACATTTCTCTGCTCTGCCCTGTTTCTTAATTATATAAGACGAACTATTATTGTTGCTTCAGctatctaattttaatatattacatttatgataTACATGACGTTATAAATGTAAACAGAAtatctatatagatagatatttattgtaatgacctaattttaaaaattattattatttctgtgtCATTTGAAATagattactttttttatcatagattatttattatacaacatcTACAATACAAACaatatgaaccgattttgattcaGATAAATGATATATAGtatgtccccggatagaggtaaataaaacttgtaaattttcttatttttcattttaagaaaaaaagtcattctttttaaaaaattttggttattctgaaaagtatttaggcatatttgaaacttctaaataatgtagcCAAAAaattggaatcactatttttctttttggtaagcTAACCTTTCTTAATGAGTTAGCAAtttataacatatcaaaaattctgATTTCTACATATTGCTTTAATTTAGGATCATATCTGTTTTGGgtcaaatttcaataaacacCCTATACAAAACAACCCATAAAAGAATccataaaggtaaaatataaactaacaaTGTACACtaaaaatcatatattattGCTTCTGGGCAGGTACCCAACTATATAGGTATATTGTTGTACGAATAAGTTTCGTTTTTATTTGTGTGCGTTCGTTAAGAAAATAACGTTTTCCGTTGAGAAAGACAAACGATAGACGAAAGGTCTTCAGAAATTATTTACCATTGTGGAAAGAGTTGTAAGATATTTTTAGGATCAAGTTACAacatctataaaatattaacttacaGGGTGTGTATTAAAACATACGTATATGTTAATAGCATGAAAATTTGTAATCTGGCTAGCTAGAAtgatttttggataatttttggaaaaattttttgccaCTACTTTGTTGAAAATGTGTTATGTAGTTCCATTGCTCCCAATCAACGCTCTCAATCatatttttggacttttttttatttattttggactGGCATATGGACTAAGGAATCAGTACACACTCTGTTTAGAAAAGATAggtatgtataaatatgtataacatATCTTTTTTAGTATTCCCAATGCGTTGTTACATAGTACACTCTTTAATGTTTACGACCAGACGATTGGGGTTCACTTTTACTTTTCCACCatcaaaaactttctttttctttCTGCATATACGAGAAACTGAAACAAAAGGAGTGTCGTACATCATCGTAAACGAAGTATTTCATCTTTTACAgatcttaaataataatttctatttactTATGGGTGTATTTTAGCAAAAggttaataaatgaataaataattatggggAAGGGATCAATTAAAGCTtcaatcttttaaaaaagtgacaagaaaatttatcaattttccaaaaatgcaCTACAATGACTTTTTTAAGGTACTTTTATTAACAGActaaattgtacaaaataattaaatagaagaaaaatatacataataaataatttttgtggtaaatatcacattttcaaaattctcgTTTCGAAAACAATAATGCTCTTTAAACATCTACATTAATAGCAAAAGGTTTCTCACTCCTGGTTTTGGTATAAAAGATTCGATTcctgtaaataaacaaaaaaaaatcgaataattatttccaaaaaacgaaaactttcataataaaaacttactCTTCATCTTTGAAAGTTCTGTCACCCATATTTGGTGCATCACTTCGAAAACTATCACAGCTACCATCtttaacttgttttaaattttcgcaTGCCCTTGTTGGGAATGCTACAGCATTTGgtatagtttcaataaaatattcccAGGATCTAGAATGACTACAACTTCCGCCTATATCAAAGTTACATCCTGGTTGGGAAACTGTACCACCGTTTGGATAATAGTCATTATCTCCTAATGGAAATAAGAAACCTAATAATCCACTTGCAGTGTGAATTACATCCACAAATTGAGCATCGTCTTTAGTTAATCTCCATTCAGCATCACCAGGTGCAAGATTGTATAATGGTAAAGCTGGATCTAATCCAGTGATACGTTCCACACGTCctgatttaacattttttccaGCAATTCCAGCCGTATGTGCGCCTAAACTATGCCCAATTATgtgtaaattttctaatttcattcCAGCTCCCTGAACTAAATTATCAATCAATTGGGCTGTGGTCTGTCCAACTAATCGCGTATTTTTAGAAGCTGTTAAGTACCATGGTGCACGAGCTAATTTTCGCCAATCGACAACTATTACATTATATCGGCCACTATTTAagtaacctaaaaaaaaaataacaaaatttgaaaaatgtatctgagacataaattaaaatcgaGATTTCCTTGGACAAAATATCTCCTTGACGAAATATTCCCGCTACAAAATACAAGAGACTTGTAGACCCGTGCTAACTCGAACTCCTTAAAGGCATGGTCAGCCCGTGAATCAGTTAGTGAACCCAATCACAAGGTTATCCAAAAAATCAAAGACCCGTAGACCCATGCTAACTGGATCCCATTAAAAGCATGGTAAACCCGTAAATCAGTGAGTGAACACAGTCAGAGGGCTTAGTCAAAATGCCAAAAACTCGTGATAGCTTGACCCCATTAAAAGAGTGGACATTTactttgaatatattttgttttgggaatatttttcaaagacatattttttatccgGTGATACTTTATCGTAggtattttatgaatctgaatgataaattttgtcCGGGGATATTTTGTCTGGAAATATTAACGCTTGTTATCTcgaatgatatattttatagactTACTATTTTTCGTTTGTTGACCAAAAGGGCTTTTATAGGAATTCCCAAAtccatgaattaaaatttttgtagggTATGCTGGATTAAATggagaatttttcaaattagtcgatttatttacaaataattcgtAATGTTGATCAAGACCAGCTCCGCCCCTAAAACAAATTCCATTTTagccaaaatattttacatggatcaaattaaaaacttactttGTGTATAAGTAAAAGTGGATATTTTTGGCACTCGCTTTTTTCTGTCGTGGATCTGATCGATTTGTTTGACCCATAACAACTTCACCGTTATCCCCTAAGACATATATTGTATTGTTACCAATATCCCCAATATCGGCAGGATCAATGTCCACATTATAATCATCATCTTCGTCTTCGGTTTCGACTTCTTGagctagaaaaaataatttttaagtcactacaaattttgttcaaaaaaatgataaaattcgaaaagaataataatattgctATCGAATACTTCGATTGTTTCTATGCAATTAATAAAATCGTAACCCTTCGACAGCGCTGCATtatgttcaaattttaaagcagctaagtttttttttatctcggtcagaaaaaattttacttaccacTCAAGAAACTGATCGTTATTGAAATTacgaataaaacataaaagaacTTCATCTCGATTGTTGCAAAAATAAACTGATCACGAAAACAAACTTGAACTGTGATTTTCCTTGGACAGtgacaaagttttatataaaaacagtttGTTAAACAAAGTGTTTACAATCAGTTAAACAATTCTTTGTTCTCCTTGAGTGATTAAAACCAAAACTATTTCCTTCTTTCGTATTAATAAGTCAAAGTTGGTAATTCTAGCCTGCGGCGTAGGTTGATTAGTACTTCCcaacaaattattcaataagTAGTGAATTTCCAGCAAAAAAGtgttagaaaaatgtaaattgatgATGATCTTGTGTGTGATTCCCCATTGTTTTGCAGAGAttcacattaaaattataaaatacc
The Chrysoperla carnea chromosome 4, inChrCarn1.1, whole genome shotgun sequence genome window above contains:
- the LOC123297704 gene encoding phospholipase A1-like translates to MKFFYVLFVISITISFLSAQEVETEDEDDDYNVDIDPADIGDIGNNTIYVLGDNGEVVMGQTNRSDPRQKKASAKNIHFYLYTKGGAGLDQHYELFVNKSTNLKNSPFNPAYPTKILIHGFGNSYKSPFGQQTKNSYLNSGRYNVIVVDWRKLARAPWYLTASKNTRLVGQTTAQLIDNLVQGAGMKLENLHIIGHSLGAHTAGIAGKNVKSGRVERITGLDPALPLYNLAPGDAEWRLTKDDAQFVDVIHTASGLLGFLFPLGDNDYYPNGGTVSQPGCNFDIGGSCSHSRSWEYFIETIPNAVAFPTRACENLKQVKDGSCDSFRSDAPNMGDRTFKDEENRIFYTKTRSEKPFAINVDV